The proteins below are encoded in one region of Kazachstania africana CBS 2517 chromosome 6, complete genome:
- the SED4 gene encoding GTPase-activating protein SED4 (similar to Saccharomyces cerevisiae SED4 (YCR067C) and SEC12 (YNR026C); ancestral locus Anc_6.333) → MAKFQDHLYNIGYPISGAKFLNQNTLLVAGGGGNRAKLLGNPGDYPNKITALRIDSNKKKVVKRFREITLDPNDDSPSTLDAANNIILVGCNESYNKIQLNNGENHHIRKFLYEDEHLKFSAAIDFERSSNPQIFTKIISLSANASIGAIASSQLPTTIKIIDPINSVEKYEIQTGRDVKDINVSNDGTLVSYVTERSLEIVSVVNGQFVVRKNDFNENELLSKIEFINNSALLLVSIAQSVPTVTNLRKLSLNNNKVTVLDTIQVPTKTGGVTSMDIEKKTGKILALSTADNSIILVDLEHFKIIKTFDNVHDLTISKVIFSPDTQFLASVSVANTVHVIKLPTNIKSLTSTSIFSKLWSFFINVILVVIIAIIAQISYKNDLHWKIATLLKHKYLDIRERLSSDNDNDVLVSTIFDDDMVTISTITKPLDTETKSIKTIEFTSLTTTEDDVWATSESSSGTDSIPPIYSTLSHYDEIVSSHSVIEPMSSHEPSSILSAIEEGIPIVTQMDSKVTSATPSTFPAVEESVSASDILSVRELKQDTNIESAMGSRSSQESKIVQLVTVDSIVYEVISMKPVSSIKPSTNIKSHIPSVNADSTSLKSEKAILSTPLSLSSASPVEGSTSPKSSSFSQSEATISTTIELEETQPVAIESDVPLLPTALSTNSLDKMAMSIVRTESPVLTKSSPEVAFVDETLAERNNDDTTTPSPSSDYDSQTHSTQIYTEVSSDESPSFTSAWTSEIHSQTLLTSSSVEPTAVWGDLASASDSSETEAIAHTTLVEETLSAEHTSVSVSSVATLSTTFDASVSDDITSSTTSPEKSVPTEGNNYASKEGSISHTQSEPEHLVQAVFHGDDTGITSSNVVIVDTFSVSSYSNPSKGFDLNILDLSEEQISEPHEPVTSSHSAASDYSLTTGTAVSDIASTTTLVDEVLYESSSESVDIEQEVEKHTLNATSSATLEGSNNLHTRSVLADIVKHENDSLETASSFSSAFSTEDTTPVQATVETMEIDLTTSLSSSSVSGEEDNTLTDSLASTNTGLYSSSYTPVASEEQDPISSGPTYANSYVPEVNSSGKISLEEETIQWDSLNGAIVTTTESDYYTSISIEADLQPTPIYVDHDEL, encoded by the coding sequence ATGGCGAAATTCCAGGATCATCTGTACAACATAGGGTACCCCATTAGTGGGGCCAAATTTCTAAACCAGAACACGCTTCTGGTTGCTGGTGGGGGAGGTAATAGAGCAAAACTCCTCGGTAATCCAGGTGATTATCCCAATAAAATTACTGCTTTAAGGATCGATTCTaacaaaaagaaagtgGTTAAAAGGTTCAGAGAAATTACTTTAGATCCAAATGATGATTCTCCCTCCACGTTAGATGCTGCAAACAATATTATACTTGTTGGTTGCAATGAAAGCTACAATAAGATTCAGTTGAACAATGGAGAAAACCATCATATCAGAAAGTTTCTATATGAAGATGAACATTTAAAATTCTCGGCTGCTATTGATTTCGAAAGATCCTCGAATCCCCAAATCTTCACCAAGATTATTTCACTTTCAGCAAATGCCAGTATCGGGGCAATTGCTTCTTCCCAATTGCCAACAACtattaaaatcattgaCCCTATCAATtctgttgaaaaatatgaaatcCAGACAGGTAGAGATGTTAAGGATATCAACGTTTCTAATGATGGAACGTTAGTCTCATACGTAACTGAAAGAAGCTTGGAAATTGTTTCAGTGGTTAATGGACAATTCGTTGTCagaaaaaatgattttaatgaaaacgaacttctttccaaaattgaatttataaatAATAGCGCTCTATTACTAGTATCAATAGCCCAATCCGTTCCCACAGTGACAAATCTAAGGAAGCTCAGCTTGAATAACAATAAAGTTACTGTCTTAGATACCATCCAGGTCCCAACCAAGACAGGTGGTGTTACATCTATGGATATTGAGAAAAAGACAGGCAAAATTTTGGCACTATCAACAGCTGACAATAGTATCATTTTAGTTGATTTGGaacatttcaaaattattaagaCTTTCGATAACGTTCATGACTTGACCATTAGTAAAGTTATATTTTCACCTGATACGCAATTTTTAGCAAGTGTATCGGTGGCAAACACTGTACATGTCATAAAATTACCaacaaatatcaaatctcttacttcaacttcaatattttccaaattgtGGAGTTTTTTCATAAATGTCATATTAGTTGTTATAATAGCCATCATTGCACAAATTTCTTAcaaaaatgatttacaCTGGAAAATCGCTACTCTTCTCAAACATAAATATCTGGACATTAGAGAAAGACTTTCATCTGATAATGACAATGACGTACTTGTATCAACAATATTCGATGATGATATGGTAACCATTTCGACTATTACTAAGCCGCTAGATACTGAAACTAAATCCATAAAAACTATTGAGTTTACATCTTTGACTACAACTGAAGATGACGTCTGGGCTACTTCTGAATCTTCTTCCGGTACTGACTCCATCCCTCCTATCTACAGTACTCTCTCCCATTATGACGAGATAGTTTCCTCTCACTCTGTTATTGAGCCTATGTCGTCACATGAACCAAGTAGTATATTGTCAGCAATTGAGGAAGGAATACCAATAGTGACCCAGATGGATTCGAAAGTAACCAGCGCAACACCTTCCACGTTTCCTGCAGTTGAAGAGTCTGTTAGTGCTTCAGATATTCTAAGCGTGAGAGAATTAAAGCAAGATACTAATATTGAGAGCGCCATGGGTTCCCGTAGTTCGCAAGAGAGCAAAATCGTACAGCTTGTCACTGTGGACTCAATAGTTTATGAGGTCATCTCTATGAAACCAGTCTCGTCCATCAAACCTTCGACTAATATCAAGAGTCATATTCCATCTGTTAATGCTGATAGTACTTCGttaaaatctgaaaaagCTATTTTGTCAACCCCCCTCTCTCTCTCCTCTGCTTCCCCTGTTGAAGGATCTACTTCTCCAAAAAGTTCTTCTTTCAGCCAAAGTGAGGCCACTATATCCACGACTATAGAACTGGAAGAAACTCAACCAGTAGCCATAGAATCTGATGTACCTCTGCTTCCCACCGCATTATCCACCAATTCTTTAGATAAAATGGCTATGAGCATAGTACGGACAGAAAGCCCTGTATTGACAAAATCTTCACCTGAGGTTGCTTTTGTCGATGAAACTTTAGCTGAAAGAAATAACGATGATACTACTACACCATCCCCTTCGTCAGATTATGACTCACAAACACATAGTACTCAAATATATACAGAAGTGTCGTCTGATGAAAGTCCCAGCTTTACATCGGCATGGACATCTGAAATTCACTCGCAAACGCTTCTTACCTCTTCAAGCGTTGAGCCAACTGCAGTTTGGGGAGATCTAGCTTCAGCATCTGACTCTTCTGAAACGGAAGCAATCGCCCATACCACTCTTGTGGAGGAAACACTATCAGCTGAGCACACTTCTGTGTCTGTTTCAAGCGTTGCTACATTAAGTACCACTTTTGATGCATCTGTTTCAGACGATATTACATCAAGTACTACATCTCCTGAAAAATCGGTACCAACCGAAGGCAACAATTATGCTTCAAAAGAAGGGAGTATTTCACATACTCAGTCAGAACCGGAACATTTAGTTCAAGCTGTTTTCCATGGGGACGACACTGGAATTACATCTAGCAACGTGGTGATAGTCGACActttttctgtttcatcATATAGCAACCCATCTAAAGGGtttgatttgaatattcTAGACCTTTCAGAGGAACAAATATCCGAACCACATGAGCCGGTTACCTCGTCCCATTCAGCCGCTTCCGACTATTCTCTGACAACAGGCACAGCTGTCTCTGACATTGCCTCCACTACAACTCTAGTCGATGAGGTACTCTATGAATCTAGCTCTGAGTCAGTGGATATTGAACAAGAGGTGGAAAAACATACTTTGAATGCAACATCTTCTGCAACTTTGGAGGGCTCTAATAACTTACACACAAGATCAGTCCTCGCAGATATTGTGAAACATGAAAATGATTCCTTGGAGACAGCCTCAAGTTTTTCATCTGCTTTCTCAACTGAAGACACAACCCCTGTGCAAGCCACTGTCGAGACTATGGAAATAGATCTCACAACTTCGTTATCAAGCAGCTCAGTTTCAGGTGAAGAAGACAATACACTCACCGATTCGCTTGCATCAACGAACACTGGTCTGTATAGTTCAAGCTACACACCAGTTGCTTCTGAAGAGCAAGATCCTATTTCTAGTGGGCCCACATATGCCAATTCTTATGTGCCCGAGGTGAACTCATCCGGCAAGATTTCACTGGAGGAAGAGACAATTCAATGGGATTCCTTGAATGGGGCGATCGTTACAACGACTGAATCGGACTACTACACATCGATCAGTATCGAAGCTGATCTTCAACCAACTCCTATTTATGTGGACCATGACGAGTTATAG
- the RAD18 gene encoding E3 ubiquitin-protein ligase RAD18 (similar to Saccharomyces cerevisiae RAD18 (YCR066W); ancestral locus Anc_6.332) yields the protein MDQIISDASDFHDTQIPNISQLDALLRCHICKDFLKVPVLTPCGHTFCSICIREYINRQSKCPLCLNELRESMLRSEFLVNEIVQSFQSVRTKLLEVVKMPTISGSEDKSLIELGSDLESESGENIQSSKELESEEGDDDIQIVGTNQTKSTLRHNLRKTVSGPRINKSISSIESMFTKRQTNVRMAQCPICEDFYPIKTLERVHLDECLTLQSLGKKPVKRKASSTDTGLASKMTKAPSTSQKRMKSLTPPKDDNISHLERYVTSVVDTEHQRLPKLDFTAMSLSQIKQKLSALKLSTVGSKQDMIARYNHFELLWNSNFVDSMDPVSESELRRQLTSWEASNNSNNVNTNNNIGRLMMQTKKADTKTVEYNKLLKNFKNDKFSRTEWATLFNKEFKQLIKQARRNLEKDRQKLNDENDHEHGIEGLTEPSIENSSLFNKNETS from the coding sequence ATGGACCAAATTATATCAGATGCTAGTGATTTTCACGATACCCAGATACCTAATATTTCTCAACTGGATGCCCTCCTGAGGTGCCATATTTGCAAGGATTTTCTCAAAGTGCCTGTTCTTACGCCTTGTGGTCATACTTTTTGTTCCATTTGCATTCGTGAATACATTAATAGACAGTCAAAATGTCCCCTTTGTTTAAATGAGCTCAGGGAATCTATGTTGCGCAGTGAATTTCTGGTGAATGAAATAGTTCAGAGCTTTCAGTCAGTACGTACGAAACTTTTGGAGGTCGTAAAAATGCCTACAATTTCTGGATCAGAGGATAAATCTCTCATTGAGTTGGGTTCTGATCTGGAGAGTGAATCAGgtgaaaatattcaaagtAGCAAGGAACTCGAAAGCGAAGAaggtgatgatgatatacAAATTGTGGGAACAAATCAAACGAAATCTACATTGAGACATAATCTGAGAAAGACAGTATCAGGCCCCAGaatcaataaatcaatttccAGCATAGAGTCTATGTTTACCAAGAGACAGACAAACGTGCGCATGGCACAATGTCCCATATGTGAAGATTTTTATCCCATTAAAACACTCGAACGAGTTCATCTAGATGAATGTCTTACCTTACAGTCTCTAGGTAAAAAGCCCGTAAAGCGCAAAGCCAGTTCGACTGACACTGGATTAGCATCTAAAATGACCAAAGCACCATCAACATCACAAAAGAGAATGAAATCATTGACCCCGCCAAAAGATGATAATATATCTCACTTAGAGAGATATGTGACTTCTGTTGTAGACACTGAACATCAAAGACTACCTAAACTCGATTTTACTGCCATGTCGTTATCTCAAATAAAACAGAAGCTGTCCGCGTTGAAACTATCAACTGTCGGCAGCAAACAAGATATGATTGCTCGCTATAATCATTTCGAACTTCTTTGGAATAGCAATTTTGTAGATTCAATGGATCCTGTGAGTGAAAGTGAATTAAGAAGACAGCTCACGAGCTGGGAAGCCTCCAACAATAGCAATAACGTTAATACAAACAATAATATTGGTAGATTGATGATGCAAACTAAAAAGGCCGACACAAAAACAGTagaatataataaattgctcaagaatttcaaaaatgataagTTCAGTAGAACTGAATGGGCTACTCTTTTCAACAAAGAGTTCAAACAATTGATAAAACAGGCAAGGAGAAATCTTGAGAAGGACagacaaaaattgaatgatgaaaatgaccATGAACATGGAATAGAAGGCCTTACAGAACCATCAATAGAAAATAGTagtcttttcaataagaaTGAAACCTCATAG
- the HCM1 gene encoding Hcm1p (similar to Saccharomyces cerevisiae HCM1 (YCR065W); ancestral locus Anc_6.331), with the protein MNNNIASFNMEVSSDPPFGDFGKKRSFEVFGLDYGESSGDTFITPPHSTIRKNKMNSKNKSKDYMSNSQPLSPTRSSPLAPIRAKKQKSEGSSRSNGNLSLDEILTSLEKRKLTGELNKKPPYSYAILICLAILQSPEGKLTLSQIYNWITTHFSFYRPKDSSWQNSIRHNLSLNEAFIKTEKSSDGKGHFWEVKPLSAPKFFKGEAGGYELIREKLSNIEQYFELNDQTVSDDGEDIEDPIDKSSPIFSSELKEESHMIVALPKIEVNDSITGNNRNSSITLNNIEETDENNNGNNNKNFDNLNLEPPYYMKRMNTLPAGVPDLTRDFFGIQDVKSSQNSKRYTCSFNTSFEELSPRPFRNETGSQLSNVSLNIENDILKTPDLKQSQFMEKTPSRLTQTPRDTDLHFRKWQTPSHLFEDIYSSPIFKAMGLSGSTTSGSKYLKTLSPRNTNDSDLLAGGVKSKLSCSGLFGVDVYSVWKRATENVKPSDETEANSSHTASKHSQSDENAN; encoded by the coding sequence ATGAATAACAACATAGCTTCTTTTAACATGGAAGTATCATCCGATCCTCCCTTTGGAGATTTTGGTAAGAAAAGATCTTTTGAAGTGTTTGGGTTGGATTATGGTGAATCTTCTGGCGACACTTTTATTACTCCTCCACATTCAACTATAAGgaagaataaaatgaaCAGTAAGAATAAGTCAAAAGATTATATGAGTAATAGTCAGCCATTATCCCCTACCCGTTCTTCTCCATTGGCCCCAATAAGGGccaaaaaacaaaaatcCGAAGGGTCTTCCCGTTCAAATGGTAATCTATCATTAGATGAAATATTAACTTCTTTGGAGAAAAGGAAACTCACCGGAGAGTTGAATAAGAAACCTCCATATTCTTATGCTATTTTAATTTGCTTGGCTATACTACAATCCCCGGAAGGTAAATTGACTTTATCACAAATTTACAATTGGATAACTACTCATTTCAGTTTCTACAGACCAAAAGATTCCAGCTGGCAGAATTCTATTAGACATAACCTATCGTTAAACGAAGCTTTTATAAAGACAGAAAAGTCTTCGGATGGGAAAGGCCATTTCTGGGAAGTTAAGCCATTATCTGctccaaaattttttaaaggTGAAGCTGGTGGTTACGAGTTAATACGAGAAAAATTGAGTAACATCGAACAGTACTTTGAATTAAACGATCAAACCGTTTCTGACGATGGTGAAGATATAGAGGATCCTATAGACAAATCTTCTCCAATCTTCTCAtctgaattgaaagaagagtCTCATATGATAGTAGCTCTACCGAAAATAGAAGTAAATGACTCTATAACTGGGAACAATAGAAATAGCTCTATTACGCTTaacaatattgaagaaactgatgaaaataacaatggtaacaataataaaaattttgataatttgaatttggaaCCTCCCTACTatatgaaaagaatgaatACGCTACCAGCGGGGGTGCCTGATCTGACCAGAGATTTCTTCGGCATTCAGGATGTTAAATCTTCTCAAAATTCTAAGAGATATACATGTTCGTTTAATACGAGTTTCGAAGAATTATCTCCCCGTCCTTTCAGAAATGAGACTGGCTCTCAACTTTCGAATGTGTCGttgaatattgaaaacGATATTCTAAAGACACCAGATTTGAAGCAATCACAATTCATGGAAAAAACTCCATCTAGGCTCACACAAACGCCCAGGGATACAGATTTGCATTTCAGAAAATGGCAGACACCTTCACACTTATTCGAGGACATATATTCATCACCTATTTTCAAAGCAATGGGACTATCTGGTTCAACGACCAGCGGttccaaatatttaaaaactTTGTCTCCAAGAAATACAAATGATTCTGATTTACTCGCTGGCGGTgtcaaatcaaaattatcatgtAGTGGATTGTTTGGCGTCGACGTTTACTCTGTATGGAAAAGAGCTACCGAAAATGTGAAGCCATCAGATGAAACCGAGGCGAACTCAAGCCACACTGCGTCAAAGCACTCACAAAGTGATGAGAATGCTAATTAG
- the BUD31 gene encoding U2 snRNP complex subunit BUD31 (similar to Saccharomyces cerevisiae BUD31 (YCR063W); ancestral locus Anc_6.330), translated as MPRLLTKRTKAAPEGFEKIKPTLTEFELKLKEVGTEKDSKLSSKANENLWKIMQIHHERSRYVYKLYYKRKLISRELYEWLLKEKYADKHLIAKWRKKGYEKLCCLRCIQAGETNYGNTCICRVPRMQLEADAEKKGLDFTFKQCVHCGCHGCASTD; from the coding sequence ATGCCCCGTTTATTGACTAAGAGAACGAAAGCTGCACCAGAGGGATTCGAGAAGATAAAACCGACTTTGACTGAGTTCGAGTTGAAGTTGAAAGAAGTCGGTACCGagaaagattcaaaacTTTCTAGTAAAGCAAATGAAAATCTATGGAAAATCATGCAAATACACCATGAAAGATCGCGGTATGTATATAAGCTGTACTACAAGCGTAAATTGATCTCTCGAGAACTGTATGAATGGcttttgaaagagaaatatGCTGATAAACATTTAATAGCTAAATGGCGGAAGAAAGGGTACGAAAAACTATGCTGTCTTAGATGTATCCAGGCAGGCGAAACCAACTATGGTAATACATGTATATGTAGAGTACCCAGGATGCAATTAGAAGCCGATGCCGAGAAGAAAGGCCTCGACTTTACCTTCAAACAGTGTGTTCACTGTGGATGCCATGGCTGTGCAAGTACGGATTGA
- the TVS1 gene encoding Tvs1p (similar to Saccharomyces cerevisiae YCR061W; ancestral locus Anc_6.329) encodes MILLVAFWFVNKIIAMDMPHHELAHTGSSALSISTITPIPHEPMHMHDLPILEHPDLSPGERLYWENYSTTTYFTTSMGNRFAFNYHVTTIGLILLFLYPISLVLYDVSPQWYFPFLTLNLLVTLSSLLALSVFAISFPEDWYPNNIHGKTSYILFFLILLHYVSYVISRLSAFIKEENDNSENNDNSKFHFDFDTCDIPLQNFNEYENIDIPFEGPQGQQSRYSKPPELGSIDDLENRAEPDHNNDDYNGGRSPLLPHFLLHNKGVRTSRFRKMFLKMGEASTIVFQIINVPLLLYLFTYTCIGLAVGNLLGQGARVFNLLAHWIKGGVFLFLGVLALSRYCGLGSKYGWAWNRITLTYQNLRTINRESRTVFPKLFLKLTPKGTITMEGFESFLIFFYGTTNVFLEHLAGAGGAWTAKDLQHVSIAFVYIGTGLCGLLTEIRLNKWRYERAIQHEDKIPAEEIYAASPGFSPNPFPTLTIFWTGILMSQHAQNSETSTMIHMQWGYLLSYGSLFRLLTFIILFLVPNHDTFPSKPFTELITSFCLICGGLVFMESTDQVIEGLEYRGFTPMFTFNIIVGLSGILMGWIMILYFCKDYLKEKKRSWAD; translated from the coding sequence atgatattattagtaGCATTTTGGTTCGTTAACAAAATAATCGCCATGGATATGCCACATCATGAGTTGGCGCATACAGGTAGCAGTGCACTTTCTATATCCACTATCACACCAATCCCCCATGAGCCAATGCACATGCATGATCTTCCAATTTTGGAACATCCTGATTTGTCGCCTGGTGAGAGACTGTATTGGGAAAATTACAGTACTACGACTTATTTCACGACTAGTATGGGAAATCGGTTTGCATTCAACTATCACGTTACCACCATAGGGTTGATTCTACTATTTCTTTACCCAATTTCTTTAGTACTCTATGACGTTTCGCCGCAATGGTACTTCCCATTTTTAACGCTGAATCTCTTGGTGACTCTCTCATCACTTTTAGCTTTGTCGGTTTTTGCTATTTCTTTTCCTGAGGACTGGTATCCAAACAATATTCATGGCAAAACATCTtatattttgttctttcttatATTATTACACTATGTTTCTTACGTAATTTCCAGATTATCAGCATTTATtaaagaggaaaatgataattctGAAAATAACGACAATTCCAAATTCCATTTTGATTTCGATACGTGCGATATTCCAttgcaaaattttaatgaatatgaaaatattgatattccCTTTGAAGGCCCCCAAGGCCAACAGAGTCGATACTCAAAACCTCCTGAGCTGGGCTCTATTGACGATTTAGAAAATCGAGCGGAGCCAGATCACAACAACGATGACTATAACGGAGGCAGGTCACCTCTTCTACCACATTTTTTACTACATAATAAAGGGGTTCGAACTTCCAGATTTCGAAAAATGTTCCTGAAGATGGGTGAAGCTTCAACAATAGTATTCCAAATTATAAATGTTCCTCTTCTGTTGTATTTATTTACCTACACATGTATTGGGCTGGCAGTCGGTAATTTATTAGGTCAGGGAGCTAGGGTGTTTAATCTACTGGCACATTGGATAAAAGGAGGAGTCTTCCTCTTTTTAGGAGTTCTTGCATTATCAAGATATTGTGGGTTAGGTTCAAAGTATGGCTGGGCATGGAACAGGATAACACTAACGTATCAAAATTTACGCACCATTAACCGAGAATCTAGAACTGTATTTCCCAAGCTTTTTCTCAAACTGACGCCTAAAGGTACAATTACTATGGAGGgttttgaatcttttttgatatttttctatGGTACCACAAATGTTTTCTTGGAGCATCTTGCTGGAGCTGGCGGCGCTTGGACTGCAAAAGATTTGCAGCATGTATCAATTGCATTTGTGTATATTGGTACAGGTTTGTGCGGATTATTGACTGAGATAAGACTGAATAAATGGCGGTATGAGAGGGCCATTCAAcatgaagataaaattcCCGCTGAAGAAATATATGCTGCTTCGCCAGGGTTTTCACCAAATCCGTTCCCAACGTTAACAATATTTTGGACGGGGATATTAATGTCTCAGCATGCTCAAAATTCAGAGACCTCTACCATGATTCATATGCAATGGGGTTATTTGTTATCATATGGTTCTCTTTTCAGGCTGTTGACCTTTATAAtactttttcttgttcctAATCACGACACATTCCCATCAAAGCCTTTTACCGAGTTAATCACGTCATTTTGCTTAATATGTGGAGGGTTGGTCTTCATGGAATCCACAGATCAAGTGATAGAAGGTTTAGAATACAGAGGTTTCACCCCAATGTTTACATTCAACATCATAGTTGGCTTATCCGGGATACTCATGGGCTGGATTATGATATTGTACTTTTGTAAAGATtacttgaaagaaaaaaagcGCTCATGGGCTGATTAA
- the KAFR0F02880 gene encoding MCT family MFS transporter produces the protein MVGEQLANELPIGIERRKSAKSDTVNSRTISKARSYTRSEDQTERTMSDRRNNAELDRSCRSFDNESLASSSSEEEDSEEVKSYNEEEDEFPEGGLEAWLVTLGCFCGLIPVFGVDNITSVFEEYLEEHQLSGFSPSSIGWIFSIFNFVCFASGIFSGTYFDRNGFKKIVGLGAIIHAAGLFAMANSTKYWHFILSYSIVCAFGNGIALSPLVSCPAHYFKERRGLATACATIGGSIGGGILPLILRKMFSMTSKSNPYYGFVWGIRTLAFINLFLLSMAVVLGKERLPHTKDGPVEPTIKQRMKHIYDVYLIGSFDAKGLLDPVFFFCVAAAVLSEVSLSSVTTYFSSYARTRGVSQEDSYNLIMVLNFCGIPGRWIPGRLSDSFGRFNVAIVTIVMLSILMLVSWLPFGNDLTSLYVIAALYGFFSGSIFSLIPVCIGQVSKTSEFGKRYSTGYFIVALTTLYAVPIAGAIIGGGSHQEYQHYIVYCAVASLAGAACYAVSRHLVVGFTWKYF, from the coding sequence ATGGTAGGTGAACAATTAGCAAATGAGTTGCCAATAggtattgaaagaagaaaatctgCTAAATCAGATACAGTTAATAGCAGGACTATTAGTAAAGCGCGGTCTTACACTCGGTCTGAAGACCAGACGGAACGGACTATGAGTGATCGCAGAAATAATGCCGAGCTTGATAGATCATGTCGCAGCTTCGACAACGAATCGTTAGCTTCAAGTAGCAGTGAAGAGGAGGACAGTGAGGAAGTGAAGAGTTataatgaggaagaagacgaATTTCCAGAAGGTGGTCTTGAAGCTTGGCTCGTCACATTGGGATGCTTCTGTGGTTTAATTCCTGTTTTCGGTGTTGATAACATCACTAGTGTTTTCGAAGAGTACTTAGAAGAGCATCAACTTTCTGGGTTTAGTCCCTCTTCTATTGGTTGgattttttctatattcaattttgtttgttttgCCTCCGGTATTTTCAGTGGTACCTATTTCGATAGAAATGGATTTAAGAAAATTGTTGGTTTAGGTGCCATTATTCATGCTGCTGGTTTATTTGCAATGGCTAATTCAACCAAATACTGGCATTTCATTTTATCATATTCAATTGTTTGTGCATTTGGAAATGGTATTGCATTAAGTCCTTTAGTCAGTTGCCCTGCTCACTATTTCAAAGAGAGACGAGGCCTAGCAACTGCTTGTGCTACCATCGGGGGTAGTATCGGTGGTGGTATCTTGCCTTTAATCCTTAGAAAAATGTTTAGCATGACTTCGAAGAGTAACCCTTACTATGGATTCGTTTGGGGTATCAGAACTTTAGctttcattaatttatttcttttatctATGGCTGTTGTTCTAGGTAAAGAAAGATTACCACACACAAAAGATGGTCCAGTTGAGCCTACTATCAAGCAAAGAATGAAACATATTTATGATGTTTATCTCATTGGCAGTTTTGATGCGAAGGGTCTTTTAGATCCtgtctttttcttttgcgTAGCAGCTGCCGTTCTTAGTGAAGTCTCCTTGTCTTCTGTTACGACATATTTCAGTTCATATGCAAGAACTCGTGGTGTGAGTCAAGAAGATTCTTATAATTTAATTATggttttgaatttttgtgGTATTCCAGGCCGGTGGATTCCCGGTAGATTGAGCGATTCCTTCGGTAGATTCAATGTGGCAATTGTAACTATCGTTATGCTTTCAATCTTAATGCTTGTCAGTTGGCTACCCTTTGGTAACGACTTAACAAGTTTGTATGTCATTGCTGCATTATACGGTTTCTTTTCGGGAAGTATCTTCTCTTTAATTCCTGTTTGTATTGGTCAAGTTTCCAAAACTTCAGAATTTGGTAAACGTTACTCTACAGGTTATTTTATTGTTGCCCTGACTACCTTATATGCCGTTCCAATTGCTGGTGCAATTATTGGCGGTGGTTCCCATCAAGAGTACCAACATTATATCGTCTACTGTGCTGTGGCGTCCCTGGCTGGTGCAGCTTGTTATGCCGTATCTAGACATTTAGTCGTTGGTTTTACATGGAAGTACTTCTAA